From Phaeobacter sp. A36a-5a, the proteins below share one genomic window:
- a CDS encoding 2-isopropylmalate synthase gives MTTAADKDRVLIFDTTLRDGEQSPGATMTHDEKLEIAELLDDMGVDIIEAGFPIASEGDFKAVSEIAERSKNAVICGLARANFKDIDRCAEAVRKSAQPRIHTFIGTSPLHRAIPNLTMDEMAEKIHETVTHARNLVDNVQWSPMDATRTEWDYLCRVIEIAIKAGATTINIPDTVGYTAPVESADLIKRLIETVPGADDVIFATHCHNDLGMATANALAAVAGGARQIECTINGLGERAGNTALEEVVMALKVRGDIMPFTTGIDTKKIMHISRRVSTVSGFVVQPNKAIVGKNAFAHESGIHQDGMLKNKETFEIMRPEDVGIAGTSLPLGKHSGRAALRDKLSQLGFEVGDNQLKDLFVRFKELADRKKEVFDDDIIALMRTSGDEDDHLKLVSMKVVCGTGGPAEATIEMEVDGKDVTETAEGDGPVDAAFKAIRKIHPNSAHLQLYQVHAVTEGTDAQATVSVRLEEDGVIATGESANTDTVVASAAAYISALNRLIIRRSKMGEGADTREISYKDIT, from the coding sequence ATGACGACTGCAGCTGACAAAGATCGCGTTTTGATCTTCGACACCACTTTGCGCGATGGCGAGCAGAGCCCCGGCGCAACCATGACCCATGATGAAAAGCTCGAGATTGCCGAGCTGCTGGATGACATGGGCGTCGACATCATCGAAGCGGGCTTCCCCATCGCCTCCGAAGGCGACTTCAAAGCGGTGAGCGAGATTGCCGAACGTTCCAAGAATGCCGTGATCTGTGGTCTGGCGCGCGCCAACTTCAAGGATATCGACCGCTGCGCCGAAGCCGTGCGCAAATCCGCACAGCCGCGCATCCACACCTTTATCGGCACCTCGCCGCTGCACCGCGCCATTCCCAACCTCACCATGGATGAGATGGCCGAGAAGATCCACGAGACGGTCACCCACGCCCGCAATCTGGTGGACAATGTGCAGTGGTCGCCGATGGATGCCACTCGCACCGAATGGGATTACCTCTGCCGGGTGATCGAAATCGCCATCAAGGCGGGCGCCACCACCATCAACATCCCCGATACCGTCGGCTATACCGCCCCGGTCGAGAGCGCCGATTTGATCAAGCGCCTGATCGAAACCGTGCCCGGTGCAGATGACGTGATCTTTGCCACCCATTGCCACAACGACCTCGGCATGGCGACCGCCAACGCGCTGGCTGCCGTTGCAGGAGGCGCGCGCCAGATCGAATGTACCATCAACGGTCTGGGCGAACGCGCGGGCAACACCGCCCTGGAAGAGGTGGTGATGGCGCTCAAGGTGCGCGGTGACATCATGCCCTTTACCACCGGCATCGACACCAAGAAGATCATGCACATCTCGCGCCGGGTCTCCACCGTGTCGGGATTTGTCGTGCAGCCGAACAAGGCCATCGTCGGCAAGAACGCCTTTGCCCATGAAAGCGGTATCCATCAGGATGGCATGCTGAAGAACAAGGAAACCTTTGAAATCATGCGGCCCGAGGATGTGGGCATTGCCGGCACCTCGCTGCCGCTTGGCAAACATTCCGGCCGTGCGGCGCTGCGCGACAAACTCAGCCAGCTCGGGTTTGAGGTGGGCGACAACCAGCTGAAGGATCTCTTTGTCCGGTTCAAAGAACTCGCCGACCGCAAGAAAGAGGTGTTTGACGACGACATCATCGCGCTGATGCGCACCAGCGGCGATGAGGATGACCACCTCAAGCTGGTGTCGATGAAAGTCGTATGTGGCACCGGCGGTCCCGCCGAGGCCACCATCGAAATGGAAGTCGACGGCAAGGATGTGACCGAGACCGCAGAAGGCGACGGCCCTGTCGATGCCGCCTTCAAGGCGATCCGCAAGATCCACCCGAACTCGGCCCATCTTCAGCTCTATCAGGTCCATGCGGTCACCGAAGGCACTGACGCGCAGGCCACTGTGTCTGTCCGACTGGAAGAAGACGGCGTGATCGCCACGGGCGAGAGCGCGAACACCGACACGGTTGTCGCCTCTGCCGCCGCCTATATCAGCGCCCTCAACCGCCTGATCATCCGCCGCAGCAAAATGGGCGAAGGCGCCGACACCCGCGAGATTTCCTACAAGGACATCACCTGA
- a CDS encoding 23S rRNA (adenine(2030)-N(6))-methyltransferase RlmJ, translating to MLSYQHIYHAGNLADVQKHALLARMLDYLTRKDKPLSYIETHAGRGLYQLDAAEAVKTGEAAAGISRLLDQALLAEDHPLAAAIAATRSAHGEMAYPGSPLIAAHLLREADSLNFAELHPQENAALRQALWSHGLGRRVHVHQQDGFELAQSLAPPTPRRGLLLIDPSYEVKRDYAQIPGHIAKLHRKWNVGVIALWYPILTDGAHKPMLSALEAQGLAGALRHEVRFPPAREGHRMVGSGMFIVNAPYGTEEEAARLTKLFSRLG from the coding sequence ATGCTGTCATATCAACATATCTATCACGCCGGAAATCTGGCCGATGTTCAGAAACACGCGCTGCTGGCGCGGATGCTGGATTATCTCACGCGGAAGGACAAGCCGCTCAGCTATATCGAGACCCACGCCGGGCGCGGGCTCTATCAGCTGGATGCGGCAGAGGCGGTCAAGACCGGCGAGGCGGCGGCGGGGATCAGCCGCCTGCTGGATCAGGCCCTGCTGGCCGAGGATCACCCGCTGGCTGCTGCCATTGCCGCAACCCGCAGCGCCCATGGGGAGATGGCCTATCCGGGGTCGCCGCTGATTGCAGCGCATCTGCTGCGCGAGGCCGACAGTCTCAATTTTGCCGAGCTGCACCCGCAGGAAAACGCCGCCCTGCGGCAGGCGCTGTGGTCGCATGGGCTGGGGCGGCGGGTCCATGTGCATCAGCAGGACGGGTTTGAACTGGCGCAGTCGCTGGCGCCGCCGACGCCGCGTCGCGGGCTGCTGCTGATTGATCCTAGCTATGAGGTAAAGCGCGACTACGCCCAGATCCCCGGCCATATCGCCAAGCTGCACCGCAAGTGGAACGTTGGCGTCATTGCGCTGTGGTATCCGATCCTGACGGACGGGGCGCATAAGCCGATGCTGAGCGCGCTGGAGGCGCAGGGGCTGGCCGGCGCATTGCGTCATGAGGTGCGGTTTCCCCCGGCGCGGGAGGGGCACCGGATGGTCGGCTCGGGCATGTTCATCGTGAATGCGCCCTATGGCACCGAGGAAGAAGCCGCGCGGCTGACCAAACTGTTCAGCCGTCTGGGCTGA
- a CDS encoding agmatine deiminase family protein, whose protein sequence is MKRRNFLLAGGAFGMANLITGQTAVAGSGFFVPPEEAPHQRTFMQWPVSRKVHPDPVFRDMAQQSIADIANAIAAFEPVTVLAAAADHSGARAKLSADVELWDIPTEDLWCRDSGPIFVIDGAGGLAISHIQFNGWGKKQVNRRDSQIAGRVAERLGLPLLPTGLHGEAGGVEQDGHGLLMAHESSWVNKNRNPGLSRDQIEQRLLEAYGADRMIWAEGVRGEDITDYHIDSLARFTGPGRVLMNLPDTPDSADPFHMAALDTHDRMVGAGLEVEVIPEPHIRRIKRFDFVASYANYYVCNGAVVAAEFGDGATDEIARNALARHYPGREIVTLNVDPLGELGGGIHCATQQMPAV, encoded by the coding sequence ATGAAGCGGCGAAATTTCTTACTGGCTGGCGGGGCCTTCGGCATGGCAAATCTGATCACAGGACAAACTGCCGTTGCCGGGTCCGGATTTTTTGTCCCACCGGAGGAAGCGCCGCATCAGCGGACCTTCATGCAATGGCCGGTCAGCAGGAAGGTGCATCCCGATCCTGTGTTCCGCGACATGGCGCAGCAGTCGATTGCAGATATCGCCAATGCGATTGCGGCGTTTGAACCTGTCACAGTGCTCGCGGCGGCAGCGGATCACAGCGGCGCGCGCGCCAAGCTGTCTGCGGATGTTGAGTTGTGGGATATCCCGACCGAGGATCTGTGGTGCCGCGATTCAGGGCCTATCTTTGTGATCGATGGCGCAGGCGGCTTGGCGATCAGCCATATCCAGTTCAACGGCTGGGGCAAAAAGCAGGTCAACCGGCGGGACAGCCAGATCGCAGGACGGGTGGCCGAGCGTTTGGGGCTGCCGCTGTTGCCAACCGGTTTGCATGGCGAGGCAGGCGGCGTGGAGCAGGATGGGCACGGGCTGCTGATGGCACATGAGAGCAGCTGGGTGAACAAAAACCGGAACCCCGGGCTGTCACGCGATCAGATAGAACAACGGCTGCTGGAGGCTTATGGGGCGGATCGCATGATCTGGGCCGAGGGGGTCCGGGGGGAGGATATCACGGATTATCATATCGATAGCCTCGCACGTTTCACCGGGCCGGGGCGTGTTCTTATGAACCTGCCCGATACCCCTGATAGCGCCGATCCGTTCCATATGGCTGCGTTGGACACGCATGACCGGATGGTCGGGGCGGGGCTGGAGGTTGAGGTTATCCCCGAACCTCATATCCGTCGGATCAAAAGGTTCGATTTTGTCGCCTCTTACGCCAATTATTACGTCTGCAATGGCGCGGTGGTCGCGGCGGAATTCGGGGATGGTGCAACCGATGAGATCGCGCGGAACGCGCTGGCGCGTCACTATCCGGGACGGGAAATAGTCACGCTGAACGTAGACCCGCTGGGCGAATTGGGTGGCGGCATTCACTGTGCAACGCAGCAGATGCCAGCGGTCTGA
- a CDS encoding rod shape-determining protein, protein MSIFGSLGGLFTSDMAIDLGTANTLVYVKGRGVILSEPSVVAYHVKDGVKKVLAVGEDAKLMLGRTPGSIEAIRPMREGVIADFDTAEEMIKHFIRKVHKRSTFSKPKIIVCVPHGATPVEKRAIRQSVLSAGARRAGLIAEPIAAAIGAGMPITDPTGNMVVDIGGGTTEVAVLSLGDIVYARSVRVGGDRMDEAIINYLRRQQNLLVGEATAERIKTSIGTARMPDDGRGQSMQIRGRDLLNGVPKEIEISQAQVAEALAEPVQQICEAVMTALETTPPDLAADIVDRGVMLTGGGALLGDLDLALREQTGLAVSIADESLNCVALGTGKALEYEKQLAHAIDYDS, encoded by the coding sequence ATGTCGATCTTTGGAAGTCTTGGCGGGTTGTTCACGTCTGATATGGCAATTGACCTCGGCACGGCGAACACGCTCGTCTATGTCAAGGGTCGCGGTGTCATCCTGTCGGAACCCTCCGTTGTCGCCTATCATGTGAAGGACGGCGTGAAAAAAGTGCTCGCAGTTGGCGAGGATGCCAAGCTGATGCTGGGCCGCACCCCCGGCTCCATCGAGGCGATCCGCCCGATGCGCGAAGGGGTGATTGCCGATTTTGACACCGCCGAAGAGATGATCAAGCATTTCATCCGCAAGGTGCACAAACGCTCCACCTTCTCCAAGCCCAAGATCATCGTCTGCGTCCCGCATGGCGCCACCCCGGTTGAAAAACGCGCGATCCGCCAGTCGGTGCTCTCCGCAGGCGCCCGCCGCGCCGGGCTGATCGCCGAGCCGATCGCCGCCGCCATTGGTGCCGGGATGCCGATCACCGATCCCACCGGCAACATGGTCGTGGACATCGGCGGCGGCACCACCGAGGTTGCGGTTCTGTCGCTGGGCGACATCGTCTATGCGCGCTCGGTTCGCGTTGGTGGCGACCGGATGGATGAGGCGATCATCAACTACCTGCGCCGTCAGCAGAACCTTCTGGTGGGCGAGGCCACGGCCGAACGCATCAAGACCTCCATCGGCACCGCCCGGATGCCCGACGACGGCCGCGGCCAGTCGATGCAGATCCGCGGCCGCGACCTGCTGAACGGCGTGCCGAAGGAAATCGAGATTTCGCAGGCCCAGGTCGCCGAAGCGCTGGCGGAACCCGTGCAGCAGATCTGCGAAGCGGTGATGACCGCGCTGGAAACCACACCGCCGGATCTGGCGGCGGATATCGTGGATCGCGGCGTGATGCTGACCGGCGGCGGCGCGCTGCTGGGCGATCTGGATCTGGCCCTGCGCGAACAGACCGGTCTGGCGGTCTCCATCGCCGATGAAAGCCTGAACTGCGTGGCGCTTGGCACCGGCAAGGCGCTGGAATACGAAAAACAGCTGGCACATGCCATTGATTACGACAGCTGA
- the mreC gene encoding rod shape-determining protein MreC: MAKDRSQRDDYTAPLRRLLTGVICLCLLAIFLIWRIDSPRVERFRAQIVDAVVPSMDWAMVPVEGAINLLRDFQSYQRLAEQNRELRSELRQMSAWKEAALQLEQENARLLDLNNVRLDPRLTFVTGVVMADSGSPFRQSVILNVGARDGVRDGWAAMDGIGLVGRISGTGQDTARVILLTDAASSVPALIQPSGQSTLVAGDNSPAPVIDFLENPDLVRPGDRVVTSGDGKVFPAGLLIGQVTQDRFGRLRVRLSADYERLEFLRVLRHHGSEVIKDPGGLVVPAPGINIPQPRPEGLGDGAAAEAGDGQ, translated from the coding sequence TTGGCCAAAGACCGGTCCCAGCGTGATGACTATACCGCCCCGCTGCGCCGCCTGCTGACCGGGGTTATCTGCCTATGCCTGCTGGCGATTTTCCTGATCTGGCGGATCGACAGCCCAAGGGTCGAACGGTTTCGCGCCCAAATCGTCGATGCCGTTGTTCCCAGCATGGACTGGGCCATGGTCCCGGTTGAGGGCGCCATCAACCTGCTGCGCGATTTTCAGAGCTATCAGCGGCTTGCCGAACAGAACCGCGAACTGCGCAGCGAATTGCGCCAGATGAGCGCCTGGAAAGAGGCGGCGCTACAGCTGGAACAGGAAAACGCCCGCCTGCTGGATCTCAACAATGTGCGGCTCGACCCCCGCCTGACCTTTGTCACCGGTGTGGTCATGGCCGACAGCGGCTCGCCCTTTCGCCAGTCGGTGATCCTGAACGTCGGCGCGCGTGACGGGGTGCGCGACGGCTGGGCGGCGATGGATGGCATCGGCCTTGTCGGGCGGATCTCCGGCACCGGGCAGGATACCGCGCGGGTGATCCTCCTCACCGATGCTGCCAGCTCCGTCCCCGCGCTGATCCAGCCCTCCGGGCAAAGCACGCTGGTGGCTGGCGACAACAGCCCGGCGCCGGTGATCGACTTTCTCGAAAACCCCGATCTGGTCCGCCCCGGCGACCGGGTGGTCACCTCGGGCGATGGCAAGGTGTTCCCGGCAGGTCTGCTGATCGGGCAGGTCACGCAGGACCGTTTTGGCCGCCTGCGGGTGCGCCTTTCGGCCGATTACGAGCGGCTGGAATTCCTGCGGGTGCTGCGCCATCACGGATCTGAGGTGATCAAGGATCCCGGCGGGCTGGTGGTTCCGGCACCGGGCATCAATATTCCGCAACCCCGGCCCGAGGGGCTGGGCGATGGGGCGGCGGCGGAGGCCGGAGATGGCCAATAA
- a CDS encoding rod shape-determining protein MreD — MANNAPARIWLMRAAFPALALVIMFFHLLPLDTLPSRWAPPDLMLALVLAWSLRRPDYVPTLLIALTFLLADLLFQRPPGLMALLVVLASSFLKSQVQPHRETAFLGEWFTVAVTVTAVTLLNRLILAILGVVQPSLGLILIQMVATLLIYPLVALASQSLLGVRKLSPAEAEALGSR; from the coding sequence ATGGCCAATAACGCCCCGGCGCGGATCTGGCTCATGCGCGCGGCCTTTCCGGCGCTGGCCCTCGTGATCATGTTCTTTCACCTGCTGCCGCTGGATACGCTGCCCTCTCGCTGGGCGCCGCCGGATCTGATGCTGGCGCTGGTCCTGGCCTGGTCGCTCCGGCGTCCCGACTATGTGCCGACGCTGCTGATTGCCCTCACCTTCCTGCTGGCCGATCTGCTGTTCCAGCGGCCACCGGGGCTGATGGCGCTATTGGTGGTTCTGGCCTCCAGCTTTCTGAAATCACAGGTTCAGCCGCACCGTGAAACCGCCTTTCTCGGCGAATGGTTCACGGTGGCGGTGACCGTCACCGCCGTGACCCTGCTCAACCGGCTGATCCTGGCGATTCTGGGGGTGGTGCAGCCGTCGCTGGGGTTGATTCTGATCCAGATGGTGGCAACATTGCTGATCTATCCGCTGGTCGCGCTGGCCAGCCAAAGCCTGCTGGGGGTGCGCAAACTCTCCCCCGCCGAGGCAGAAGCCCTGGGAAGCCGCTGA
- the mrdA gene encoding penicillin-binding protein 2: protein MKRNVKDVEASHRKLSRRALLLGGLQLAFAGGLAMRMRHLQVDQADQFRLLAEENRINLRLIPPARGQIYDRNGTILAQNAQSYRITVVPEDAGDVGDVIDKLSRLLTLDPEDIERAMAEMRRSPPFLPITLADQISWDDISKVAVNAPALPGITPEVGLTRVYPQHEDFAHVIGYVGPVSDYDLSKMEDPEPVLMIPRFQIGKVGFEAKREDVLRGKAGAKRVEVNATGRVMRELDRREGEAGADMQLTVDADLQNYTQARLGLESASAVVIDCENGDVRAIASSPSFDPNLFVRGISVADYRMLTEDPYRPLANKSVQGTYPPGSTFKMITALAALEEGLIGTEDTVWCPGHLEVSGRRFHCWKRAGHGHVDLNTSLKSSCDVYYYDLAIKVGIDKISAMAKRFGLGVRHDLPMSAVAKGIAPNKEWKSKTYGQDWLVGDTVNSSIGQGYLLASPMQLAVMTARLATGRSVTPRLLKSIDGVDQPSGAGEPIGVNENNLRTIRRGMYSVSNERRGTGYGSRIIAEGMRMAGKSGTSQVRNITAAERAAGVIRNEDLPWERRDHALFVSYAPHDNPKFAVAVVVEHGGGGSKAAAPIARDVLLQALYNGTPPLEAYPKKDRSRIEAQQDRLERERIQRTSRNSDSGQA from the coding sequence ATGAAACGCAACGTCAAGGATGTCGAGGCCTCACATCGCAAACTCAGCCGTCGCGCCCTGCTCTTGGGCGGGTTGCAGCTGGCCTTTGCCGGTGGTCTGGCGATGCGGATGCGTCACCTTCAGGTCGATCAGGCTGACCAGTTCCGCCTCTTGGCCGAGGAAAACCGCATCAACCTGCGCCTGATCCCCCCGGCACGGGGGCAGATCTACGACCGCAACGGCACAATTCTGGCGCAGAACGCGCAATCCTACCGGATCACCGTGGTGCCCGAGGATGCCGGCGATGTGGGCGACGTCATCGACAAACTGTCGCGACTGCTGACGCTGGACCCCGAAGACATCGAACGCGCCATGGCTGAAATGCGCCGCTCGCCACCGTTCCTGCCAATCACCCTGGCCGATCAGATCAGCTGGGACGACATCTCCAAGGTTGCGGTCAACGCCCCCGCCCTGCCCGGCATCACGCCCGAGGTCGGCCTCACGCGGGTCTATCCGCAGCATGAGGATTTTGCCCATGTGATCGGCTACGTCGGGCCGGTCTCGGATTATGACCTCAGCAAGATGGAAGACCCAGAACCGGTGCTGATGATCCCGCGCTTTCAGATCGGCAAGGTCGGGTTTGAGGCCAAGCGCGAGGATGTGCTGCGCGGCAAGGCCGGCGCCAAACGTGTCGAGGTCAACGCCACCGGTCGCGTCATGCGCGAGCTGGATCGCCGCGAAGGCGAGGCCGGCGCCGACATGCAGCTGACCGTCGATGCCGATCTGCAAAACTACACCCAGGCGCGGCTTGGCCTCGAGAGCGCCAGCGCCGTGGTCATCGACTGCGAAAACGGTGATGTGCGCGCCATTGCCTCTTCGCCCAGCTTTGATCCCAACCTCTTTGTGCGGGGTATCTCGGTAGCCGACTACCGGATGCTGACCGAAGACCCCTATCGCCCGCTGGCCAATAAATCCGTTCAGGGCACCTATCCGCCCGGATCGACCTTCAAGATGATCACCGCCCTTGCCGCGCTGGAAGAAGGCCTGATCGGCACCGAAGATACCGTCTGGTGCCCCGGCCATCTGGAGGTCTCGGGCCGCCGCTTCCACTGCTGGAAACGCGCAGGCCATGGCCATGTCGATCTCAATACATCGCTCAAAAGCTCCTGCGATGTCTATTACTACGATCTCGCCATCAAGGTCGGCATCGACAAGATTTCCGCCATGGCAAAACGCTTTGGCCTTGGCGTGCGCCACGATCTGCCAATGTCCGCCGTGGCCAAGGGGATCGCCCCCAACAAGGAATGGAAATCAAAGACCTACGGTCAGGACTGGCTGGTTGGTGACACCGTGAACTCCTCTATCGGCCAGGGCTATCTTCTGGCTTCGCCCATGCAGCTGGCGGTGATGACCGCACGTCTGGCCACCGGGCGTTCGGTGACGCCGCGCCTGCTGAAATCCATCGACGGGGTGGACCAGCCCAGCGGTGCCGGGGAGCCGATTGGCGTCAACGAGAACAATCTGCGCACGATCCGCCGGGGCATGTATTCGGTCAGCAACGAACGGCGCGGCACCGGCTACGGCTCCCGGATCATCGCCGAGGGCATGCGCATGGCGGGCAAGAGTGGCACCAGTCAGGTCCGCAATATCACCGCCGCAGAGCGCGCCGCCGGGGTAATCCGCAACGAGGACCTGCCCTGGGAACGGCGCGACCATGCTCTGTTTGTCAGCTACGCGCCCCATGACAACCCGAAATTCGCCGTTGCGGTGGTGGTGGAACATGGCGGTGGCGGCTCCAAGGCGGCGGCGCCGATCGCCCGCGACGTGCTGCTACAGGCGCTCTACAATGGCACGCCACCGCTTGAGGCCTACCCCAAGAAGGACCGCAGCCGTATCGAAGCCCAGCAGGACCGTCTGGAACGTGAACGCATCCAGCGCACCAGCCGCAACAGCGACAGTGGTCAGGCCTGA
- the rodA gene encoding rod shape-determining protein RodA, with amino-acid sequence MSYLANNAQSVPTGLRKILYLNWPLTLLLASVASVGFLMLYSVAGGSFSPWVEPQVKRFLLGLSVMLVVAMIPIWFWRNISVLAYLVSVLLLVAVEFFGTVGMGAQRWIDIGFMRLQPSELMKITLVMLLAAYYDWLPPERCSRPQWVILPVILILLPTFLVLRQPDLGTSILLMAAGGGVMFLAGVHWAYFAAVIGAAVGLVAAVFKSRGTDWQLLKDYQFRRIDTFLDPSQDPLGAGYHITQSKIALGSGGWSGRGFMQGTQSRLNFLPEKHTDFIFTTLAEEFGFIGGFTLLFIYMLVILFCIATALATRDRFSSLVTLGVAITFFLFFAVNMSMVMGLAPVVGVPLPMVSYGGSAMLVLLAAFGLVQSANIHRPR; translated from the coding sequence ATGAGCTATCTTGCCAATAACGCGCAATCGGTGCCGACCGGCCTGCGCAAGATCCTCTATCTCAACTGGCCGTTGACCCTGCTTCTGGCCAGCGTCGCCAGCGTCGGTTTCCTGATGCTCTATTCGGTGGCGGGCGGCAGTTTCTCCCCCTGGGTGGAACCGCAGGTCAAACGCTTCCTGCTTGGGCTTTCGGTGATGCTGGTGGTGGCCATGATCCCGATCTGGTTCTGGCGCAATATCTCGGTACTGGCCTATCTGGTCTCGGTGCTCTTGCTGGTGGCGGTGGAATTCTTCGGCACCGTTGGCATGGGGGCGCAGCGCTGGATCGACATTGGCTTTATGCGGCTACAGCCATCGGAGCTGATGAAGATCACGCTGGTGATGCTGCTGGCCGCTTATTACGACTGGCTGCCACCGGAGCGCTGTTCACGGCCGCAATGGGTGATCCTGCCGGTGATCCTGATCCTGCTGCCCACCTTTCTGGTGCTGCGCCAGCCCGATCTTGGCACCTCCATCCTGCTGATGGCCGCCGGAGGGGGCGTGATGTTCCTTGCCGGTGTGCACTGGGCCTATTTTGCCGCCGTCATCGGCGCCGCAGTGGGTCTTGTCGCGGCCGTGTTCAAAAGCCGGGGCACCGACTGGCAGCTGCTGAAAGACTATCAGTTCCGCCGCATCGACACCTTTCTCGATCCCTCGCAGGATCCGCTCGGCGCCGGCTACCACATCACCCAGTCGAAGATTGCGCTGGGGTCCGGCGGCTGGTCCGGCCGCGGTTTCATGCAGGGTACCCAGTCACGGCTGAACTTTCTGCCCGAGAAACACACCGATTTCATCTTCACCACCCTGGCCGAAGAATTCGGGTTTATCGGCGGGTTCACCCTGCTGTTCATCTACATGCTGGTGATCCTGTTCTGCATTGCCACGGCGCTTGCCACCAGGGACCGGTTTTCCTCTTTGGTCACGCTGGGCGTCGCCATCACATTTTTCCTGTTCTTTGCGGTGAATATGTCGATGGTGATGGGGCTGGCACCCGTGGTCGGCGTGCCGCTGCCGATGGTCTCCTACGGGGGGTCGGCGATGCTGGTGCTGCTGGCCGCCTTTGGTCTGGTGCAAAGCGCCAATATCCACCGCCCGCGATAG
- a CDS encoding LysR family transcriptional regulator, with protein MDTRFLTSLIATIEEGSLAAAARREGITASAISQRIAALEADVGVALLCRAGRVMQPTAECRRLLPRMRDMLRAEAELRGELRGAALTGRLRLGAVSTAMGDYAGAILRHLRAAAPEVALQLVPGTSEGLYAAMEQGQVDAALLIEPPFLLPKSYVFTEIARQPIGLLQAEKAAEEPLPYLIYSRDAWGGARCWHALTQRVEAPEILAELDALELIAQMVAEGTAQAVVPLWEGVGRYGGLRFTPFDDAERRLGVLLHQRDADSALTRVLLAAL; from the coding sequence ATGGACACACGATTTCTCACCAGCCTGATTGCCACGATTGAAGAAGGCTCCCTTGCGGCGGCGGCGCGGCGTGAGGGGATCACCGCCTCGGCCATCTCGCAGCGGATTGCCGCATTGGAGGCTGATGTGGGCGTGGCGCTGCTGTGCCGGGCGGGCCGGGTCATGCAGCCAACGGCGGAGTGTCGTCGGCTGCTGCCACGGATGCGTGACATGCTGCGGGCAGAGGCCGAGCTGCGGGGAGAGCTGCGCGGCGCCGCGCTGACCGGGCGGTTGCGGCTGGGCGCGGTATCGACGGCGATGGGAGATTACGCGGGCGCGATCCTGCGGCATCTGAGAGCCGCCGCGCCGGAGGTTGCGTTGCAGCTGGTGCCCGGCACCTCTGAGGGGCTTTATGCGGCGATGGAACAGGGGCAGGTCGATGCAGCCCTGTTGATCGAACCGCCCTTTCTGCTGCCAAAATCCTATGTGTTCACCGAGATCGCCCGGCAACCCATCGGGCTGTTGCAGGCTGAGAAGGCCGCTGAAGAGCCGCTGCCCTATCTGATCTACAGCCGGGACGCCTGGGGTGGCGCGCGCTGCTGGCATGCGCTGACGCAGAGGGTCGAGGCGCCGGAGATCCTGGCGGAACTGGATGCGCTGGAACTGATTGCCCAGATGGTGGCAGAGGGCACCGCGCAGGCGGTTGTGCCGCTTTGGGAAGGGGTGGGACGATATGGCGGGCTGCGGTTCACGCCCTTTGATGACGCGGAACGGCGGCTGGGCGTGCTTCTCCATCAGCGCGATGCGGACAGCGCGCTGACGCGGGTCTTGCTGGCAGCGCTCTAG
- a CDS encoding VOC family protein → MSIFHLAYHVDDLDRARGFYGDLLGCQEGRSTETWVDFNFFGHQISLHLGPVFATAKTGRVGEHMVPMPHLGVILPQGDWRALADRLEAVGVDFTIAPTTRFAGEPGEQSTMFFHDPAGNPIEIKGFADMDGVFAT, encoded by the coding sequence ATGAGCATTTTTCACCTCGCCTATCACGTGGATGATCTTGACAGGGCGCGCGGCTTTTACGGGGATCTGCTGGGCTGTCAGGAAGGGCGCAGCACCGAGACCTGGGTCGATTTCAACTTCTTCGGCCATCAGATTTCGCTGCACCTCGGGCCAGTTTTTGCCACCGCCAAGACCGGCAGGGTCGGCGAACACATGGTGCCGATGCCCCACCTCGGGGTGATCCTGCCGCAGGGTGACTGGCGCGCGCTGGCTGACCGGCTGGAGGCGGTGGGTGTTGACTTCACCATCGCCCCCACCACCCGGTTTGCGGGCGAGCCGGGAGAGCAAAGCACGATGTTCTTTCACGATCCTGCGGGCAATCCGATCGAAATCAAGGGATTTGCCGATATGGACGGGGTGTTTGCCACATGA